Genomic DNA from Nitratidesulfovibrio vulgaris str. Hildenborough:
ATCGGGGCGCTATGTCGTTTCCCCTTTACCGGTTGTTTTCGATTTTCATTCACGGAGGAGACTCATGCCCACTATCAACCAGCTCATCCGCAAAGAGCGGAAGAAGGTTGTAAAGCGGAAGAAGACCCCGGCGCTCCAGGCCTGCCCGCAGCGTCGTGGCGTGTGCACCCGCGTGTACACCACCACCCCTAAGAAGCCTAACTCGGCATTGCGTAAGGTCGCACGTGTGCGCCTCACCAACGGCCTTGAAGTGACCGCCTACATCCCCGGCGAAGGCCACAACCTTCAGGAACACTCCGTGGTCATGATCCGCGGCGGTCGTGTAAAAGACCTTCCGGGTGTCCGCTACCACATCGTGCGCGGCACCCTCGACACCTCCGGCGTTCAGGATCGTCGTCAGGGACGTTCCAAGTACGGCGCCAAGCGCCCGAAATAGTAAGGGAGTTTTTAGATGCCTCGCAAAGGACCTGTCCCCAGACGTGAGATTCTGCCCGACCCGCTGTACAACAGCCGTCTTGTCGCCCGCTTCATCAACCGACTCATGTACGACGGTAAGAAGGGTGCGGCTGAAAAGATATTCTACAGTGCTCTGGACACCCTTGCCCAGAAGACTGGTGAAGAGCCTCTGAAGGCTTTCGAGAAGGCGATCGAAAACGTGAAGCCCCACCTCGAAGTGAAGGCTCGTCGCGTTGGTGGTGCCACCTATCAGGTGCCCATGGAAGTTCGCCCCGACCGTCAGGTCTCTCTTTCCCTGCGCTGGCTCATCGCCTACTCCCGCTCGCGCGGTGAGAAGGGTATGGTGAGCAAGCTCTCGGCAGAACTTCTTGACGCCTTCAACAATCGCGGCGGCGCCGTGAAGAAGAAGGAAGACACCCACCGCATGGCCGAAGCCAACAAGGCTTTCGCCCATTACCGCTGGTAGAGCCGGGAGACCACAGTGGCACGAGTAGTTCCTATCGATATGCAGCGGAACATCGGTATCATGGCCCACATTGACGCGGGCAAGACCACGACTACCGAGCGTATCCTCTTCTACACGGGCGTTTCCCACAAGATCGGCGAAGTCCATGACGGCGCAGCCACCATGGACTGGATGGAGCAGGAGCAGGAGCGTGGTATCACCATCACTTCTGCTGCTACCACCTGTTTCTGGCGTGAACACCGTGTCAACATCATCGACACCCCCGGCCACGTCGACTTCACCATCGAAGTCGAACGTTCCTTGCGTGTCCTTGACGGCGCGGTCTGCGTATTCGACGCCGTTGCCGGTGTCGAACCCCAGTCCGAGACGGTGTGGCGTCAGGCCGACCGTTATGGCGTTCCGCGCATCTGCTTTGTCAACAAGATGGACCGTATCGGGGCCAGCTTCGAGCGTTGCGTCGGCATGATCCGTGACCGTCTGCGTGCGAAGCCGATTCCGGTTCAGCTTCCCATCGGTGCCGAAGACCGCTTCGAAGGCGTCATCGACCTCATCACCGGCAAGGCTGTGACTTTCGACAAGGCGTCGAAGGGGCAGACCTTCAACGTGGGGGATGTGCCTGCCGAGTACCGCGATCAGTACGACGCCATGCGCTTCGAGATGATCGAGGCCGTAGCTGAGGAAGATGAAGCGCTCATGGAGAAGTATCTCGGTGGTGAAGAACTCACTGTCGAAGAAATCATCTCCTGCGTACGCAAGGCCACCATTGCCCGTAACATCGTTCCGGTGCTGTGCGGTTCCGCCTTCCGCAACATGGGTGTGCAGCCTCTTCTCGACGCTGTCGTCGACTTCCTGCCTTCGCCTGTCGACATCGAACAGATGAAGGGTGTGAATCCGGACAAGGAAGAAGAGACCATCGTCTGCCCCTGCGACGACAAGGAACCTCTCGCTGCCCTCGTCTTCAAGCTCTTCTCCGACCCGTACATCGGGCACCTCTCGTTCTGCCGCATCTATTCTGGCTTCATCGAGTCAGGCATGACGGTTCTGAACGCGAACACCGGCAAGCGCGAGCGTGTCGGTCGCCTGCTGAAGATGCACGCCAACAAGCGTGAAGAAATCAAGTGGGCGGGTGCTGGTGATATCGTGGCCCTTGTTGGCCTCAAGCTGGCTTCGACCGGTGACACCATCTGCGATGAAAAGCGCCCTGTGGTGCTCGAATCGCTGGATATTCCGGAGCCGGTCATCGAGGTTGCCATCGAGCCCAAGACCAAGGCTGACCGAGACGCCCTTTCCGCCGCGCTCGCCAAGCTTGCCAAGGAAGACCCGTCCTTCCGCGTGAAGGGCGACGACGAGACCAACCAGACCCTGATCGCCGGCATGGGCGAACTCCATCTGGAAATCATCGTCGACCGTCTTACCCGCGAGTTCAGCGTCAACGCCAACGTGGGCAAGCCTCAGGTCGCCTACCGTGAGACCATCACCAAGCCCGGCAAGGCTGACACGAAGCATGTCAAACAGTCTGGTGGTCGTGGTCAGTACGGTCATGCCGTCATCGAAATCGAACCGAACCCCGGCAAGGGGTACGAGTTCGTGAACAGCATCACCGGTGGTGTCATTCCCAAGGAATACATCGCCCCCATCGACAAGGGTATCCAGGATGCGCTCAAGAGCGGTATCCTTTCTGGCTTCCCCACTGTCGACATCAAGGTCAATCTTGTCTTCGGTTCGTACCACGACGTCGACTCTTCGGAGCAGGCGTTCTACGTGACCGGTTCGATGGCTATCAAGGAAGCCATCGCCAAGAGTGGCCCGGTTCTGCTTGAGCCCATCATGGACGTCGAAGTCGTCACCCCTGACGAGTACCTCGGCGATGTCATGGGCGACCTGAACGGTCGTCGTGGCAAGGTGCAGAGCATGGAAGCACGCGTAGGTGCGCAGTCCATCCGTGCTCAGGTCCCCCTGAGCGAGATGTTCGGCTACGCGACAGACCTGCGTTCGAAGACGCAGGGCCGTGCGACCTTCTCTATGCAGTTCCATCATTACGAGCGGGTGCCTGCGGCTCTCGCCGAGGAACTTGTAAAGAAGAAGGGCTAGTTGATCTGCCTTCGAGACCCCGGCTTCGGCCGGGGTCTTTTTTTTTGTGGAAATGTGTTGACTGGGGTGCTGGCTCCGTGTAGAAGATTCTTCGCGCCACCAACTGGCGTGATTTTTAAGACCCCTGTGACGGCAGGGGAAGGGCGGATGGAGTCCGTCCTGATGCGCTTGGTTCGCCAAGTTTGACATTTGCAGGCGTTACTTATGCCGCAATTTTGTCTTGCCGTTCCAGTCCAGAGTGTGGGCTGTAAGGTACTGAACATGCGCGGGGAGCTTGGTTTCCCCGATTGGGTAACCCTGTGGGACCACCTGACTAGCCGGACATTGTCCGGTAAGGGCCAGGCTGGCTACACGCAAACGTATCTTCCTTGTTCGAGCGGATGGCTGTAGCTGGCAACTGGTCAGCAATCACTGTCTAGCTTTCGAGAGCAACGAAGATACCCCGCAAATAGCGGGGTTTTTGCGTAGCATCGTTCTGCCTGAGTCCGCGTCGAAGGATTGTGACGAACGGCGACCTCATGCGCTCTTCGTCCGGGCGGAGATCGATGCCGCCACCGTCTGTGAGGAACTCGCGCCGGAGGGCACTCGCTTCCCGTGGCGGGCTGCCGGAAAGCAAGGGTATGTTTTCCAGATAACGGAGTAATCAACAATGACGACAGTTAGCAGTGATCGTATCCGGATCAAGCTCAAAGCTTACGATTACCGCATCCTGGACAAGGCTGTGGCTGAGATCGTAGATACGGCGCGCAACACGGGCGCTGGTGTCGCAGGTCCTATCCCCCTGCCCACCAACATCCATAAGTTCACTGTGAACCGAAGCGTGCACGTGGACAAGAAGTCGCGTGAGCAGTTCGAGATGCGTATCCACAAGAGGCTCATGGACATCCTCGAGCCCACGCAGCAGACCGTGGACGCCCTGGGCAAGCTGAGCCTGCCGGCCGGCGTTGACGTCGAAATCAAGCTCTAGTGAGAGGAAGTCATGGCTGAGAAAATGGGAATTCTGGGTCGCAAGATTGGTGTGACCCGCATCTTCGCCAGCGATGGTTCCGCCGTGGCTGTCACGGTCATCAAGGCCGGCCCCTGTCCGGTCACTCAGGTAAAGACCGTCGCTACCGATGGGTATGACGCCATCCAAATCGCTTTTGACGAAGCCAAAGAAAAGCACCTGAACAAGCCTGAAATCGGCCATCTGGCCAAGGCTGGCAAGGGTCTGTTCCGTACCCTTCGTGAAATCCGCCTCGAAGCTCCCGCCGCCTACGAAGTGGGCAGTGAGCTTGACGTTACCCTGTTCGCCACCGGCGATCGCGTCAAGGTCTCCGGGACCAGCATCGGTAAGGGCTACCAGGGCGTCATGCGCCGCTGGAACTTCGCCGGCTCCAAGGACACCCACGGCTGCGAAAAGGTTCATCGTTCCGGTGGTTCCATCGGTAACAACACCTTCCCGGGTCATGTGTTCAAGGGCAAGAAGATGGCTGGTCACTGGGGCAACGAGAGCGTGACCGTCCTCAACCTCGAAGTGGTGGACGTCCGCCCCGAGGACAACGTGATCCTGGTCAAGGGTTCCGTGCCCGGTCCCAAGAACGGCCTGGTCATGGTGCGCAAGCAGTAACGAAAGAGGAAGATCACAATGGCTGTGGTTAAAGTATACGATCAGAACAAGCAGGAAGCCGGAGAAATCACCCTGGCTCCCGAAGTGTTCGAAGTCGAGGTGAGGCCTGAGATTCTGCACCTCGTCGTGCGCGCGCAGCGTGCCGCCTTCCGTGCCGGCACCCATGCGACCAAGACCCGTGCCTTCGTCTCCGGCGGCGGCCTCAAGCCTTGGCGCCAGAAGGGCACCGGTCGTGCCCGTGCTGGCTCCATCCGTTCGCCCCTTTGGCGCGGTGGTGCCATCATCTTCGGCCCCCAGCCGCGCGACTACGAGTTCAAGGTCAACAAGAAGGTGCGCAAGCTCGCTCTTCGCATGGCCCTCAGCTCGCGTCTGGCCGGCAGCAACCTGCTTGTTGTCAAGGGGTTCGAACTGCCCGAAGTCAAGACCAAGCTGTTTGCCAAGATTGCTGACACGCTCGGCCTCGACAAGGCGCTGATCATCGCCCCCGAAGAAAACACGACGCTGGCCCTGTCTGTCCGCAACATCCCCGGGATCACCATCGCCACCCCTGAACAGCTCAGTGTGTACGAGATTCTCAAGCACAAGCAGCTCGTTCTCGTGGAAGGTGCCGTGGCCTCCGTTCAGGACAGGCTCAAGTAAGCGAGGTAGGGTCATGGACTACACGAAAATACTCATCAAGCCCCTCATCTCCGAAAAGACGACCTACATCAAGGAACTCTCCCGTCAGGTCGCCTTCTTCGTTGATCCCCGGGCCAACAAGATCGAGATCAAGAAGGCCGTGGAAGCGGCGTTCAAGGTGAAGGTCGCCGACGTCAACGTGGTAAACCGCAAGTCTTCCGACCGCGTCCGTCAGGGCCGCGTTGTGGGCAGGGTTGCCGGCTTCAAGAAGGCTTATGTGACCCTCGCCCCCGGTGAAAAAATCGAATTCTTCGAGGGAGTGTAAGCAATGGCTGTCCGTAAGCTCAAACCGACCTCTCCTGGCCGTCGCTTCCAGACTGTCTCCGATTTCGAGGAGATCACCCGGAGCACACCTGAGAAGTCGCTCGTCATCGGTCTGACCAAGAAGAGCGGTCGTAACAACAACGGTCGTGTAACCAGCCGTCGTCGTGGTGGTGGCCACAAGCGCCTCTACCGCATCATCGACTTCCGTCGTGACAAGGCTGGCATTCCCGCGAAGGTCGCTCATATCGAGTACGACCCGAACCGTACCGCTCGTATCGCACTGTTGCACTATGCTGACGGTGAGAAGCGTTACATCCTCGCACCTGTCGGCATTCGTCAGGGCGACATGATCCTTTCCGGCGAAGGTGCCGACATCAAGCCCGGCAACGCGCTTCCGATGTCCCGCATCCCGGTGGGTACCAACCTGCACAACATCGAACTGCAGCCCGGTCGTGGCGGTCAGTTCTGCCGTGCAGCTGGCACCTACGCCCAGCTCGT
This window encodes:
- the rpsL gene encoding 30S ribosomal protein S12, whose protein sequence is MPTINQLIRKERKKVVKRKKTPALQACPQRRGVCTRVYTTTPKKPNSALRKVARVRLTNGLEVTAYIPGEGHNLQEHSVVMIRGGRVKDLPGVRYHIVRGTLDTSGVQDRRQGRSKYGAKRPK
- the rpsG gene encoding 30S ribosomal protein S7, with product MPRKGPVPRREILPDPLYNSRLVARFINRLMYDGKKGAAEKIFYSALDTLAQKTGEEPLKAFEKAIENVKPHLEVKARRVGGATYQVPMEVRPDRQVSLSLRWLIAYSRSRGEKGMVSKLSAELLDAFNNRGGAVKKKEDTHRMAEANKAFAHYRW
- the fusA gene encoding elongation factor G is translated as MARVVPIDMQRNIGIMAHIDAGKTTTTERILFYTGVSHKIGEVHDGAATMDWMEQEQERGITITSAATTCFWREHRVNIIDTPGHVDFTIEVERSLRVLDGAVCVFDAVAGVEPQSETVWRQADRYGVPRICFVNKMDRIGASFERCVGMIRDRLRAKPIPVQLPIGAEDRFEGVIDLITGKAVTFDKASKGQTFNVGDVPAEYRDQYDAMRFEMIEAVAEEDEALMEKYLGGEELTVEEIISCVRKATIARNIVPVLCGSAFRNMGVQPLLDAVVDFLPSPVDIEQMKGVNPDKEEETIVCPCDDKEPLAALVFKLFSDPYIGHLSFCRIYSGFIESGMTVLNANTGKRERVGRLLKMHANKREEIKWAGAGDIVALVGLKLASTGDTICDEKRPVVLESLDIPEPVIEVAIEPKTKADRDALSAALAKLAKEDPSFRVKGDDETNQTLIAGMGELHLEIIVDRLTREFSVNANVGKPQVAYRETITKPGKADTKHVKQSGGRGQYGHAVIEIEPNPGKGYEFVNSITGGVIPKEYIAPIDKGIQDALKSGILSGFPTVDIKVNLVFGSYHDVDSSEQAFYVTGSMAIKEAIAKSGPVLLEPIMDVEVVTPDEYLGDVMGDLNGRRGKVQSMEARVGAQSIRAQVPLSEMFGYATDLRSKTQGRATFSMQFHHYERVPAALAEELVKKKG
- the rpsJ gene encoding 30S ribosomal protein S10, with translation MTTVSSDRIRIKLKAYDYRILDKAVAEIVDTARNTGAGVAGPIPLPTNIHKFTVNRSVHVDKKSREQFEMRIHKRLMDILEPTQQTVDALGKLSLPAGVDVEIKL
- the rplC gene encoding 50S ribosomal protein L3, yielding MAEKMGILGRKIGVTRIFASDGSAVAVTVIKAGPCPVTQVKTVATDGYDAIQIAFDEAKEKHLNKPEIGHLAKAGKGLFRTLREIRLEAPAAYEVGSELDVTLFATGDRVKVSGTSIGKGYQGVMRRWNFAGSKDTHGCEKVHRSGGSIGNNTFPGHVFKGKKMAGHWGNESVTVLNLEVVDVRPEDNVILVKGSVPGPKNGLVMVRKQ
- the rplD gene encoding 50S ribosomal protein L4 → MAVVKVYDQNKQEAGEITLAPEVFEVEVRPEILHLVVRAQRAAFRAGTHATKTRAFVSGGGLKPWRQKGTGRARAGSIRSPLWRGGAIIFGPQPRDYEFKVNKKVRKLALRMALSSRLAGSNLLVVKGFELPEVKTKLFAKIADTLGLDKALIIAPEENTTLALSVRNIPGITIATPEQLSVYEILKHKQLVLVEGAVASVQDRLK
- the rplW gene encoding 50S ribosomal protein L23, with amino-acid sequence MDYTKILIKPLISEKTTYIKELSRQVAFFVDPRANKIEIKKAVEAAFKVKVADVNVVNRKSSDRVRQGRVVGRVAGFKKAYVTLAPGEKIEFFEGV
- the rplB gene encoding 50S ribosomal protein L2, giving the protein MAVRKLKPTSPGRRFQTVSDFEEITRSTPEKSLVIGLTKKSGRNNNGRVTSRRRGGGHKRLYRIIDFRRDKAGIPAKVAHIEYDPNRTARIALLHYADGEKRYILAPVGIRQGDMILSGEGADIKPGNALPMSRIPVGTNLHNIELQPGRGGQFCRAAGTYAQLVAKEGKYALLRLPSGEVRKVLAACCATVGQVGNVNHENISLGKAGRARWLGNRPKVRGVAMNPIDHPLGGGEGRSSGGRHPVSPWGMPTKGYKTRDRKKASSKLIIKRRGQK